The following are encoded together in the Ezakiella massiliensis genome:
- a CDS encoding fructose bisphosphate aldolase, with amino-acid sequence MNKEMLKRMKEDKGFIAALDQSGGSTPKALLNYGIDKDAYGNDEEMFSIVHQMRTRIIKSPSFTGEKIIGAILFEVTMDSKIDDKYTGDFLWEEKKIVPFLKVDLGLADEKDGVRLMKDITDLDEKIARAKERNIFGTKMRSVINELNEEGIKAVVRQQFEYAKRIADGGLVPIVEPEITISMDKKAEAEDLLKAALVEELKNWGDQPLMFKLTLPEKANLYECLYDNPAVIRVVALSGGYSREESNKRLAENHGVVASFSRALTEGLKAQMGEFEFDKLLEESVDSIYQASSK; translated from the coding sequence ATGAACAAAGAAATGTTAAAAAGAATGAAGGAAGACAAGGGATTTATTGCAGCCTTAGACCAAAGTGGTGGGTCAACACCAAAGGCCCTACTAAACTACGGTATCGACAAGGATGCCTATGGTAATGATGAGGAAATGTTTAGCATTGTCCATCAAATGAGGACACGCATTATTAAATCACCATCATTCACAGGTGAAAAGATTATCGGCGCTATTTTATTTGAAGTAACCATGGATTCCAAGATCGATGACAAGTATACAGGAGACTTTTTATGGGAAGAAAAGAAAATCGTTCCATTTTTAAAAGTTGACCTTGGTCTAGCTGACGAAAAAGACGGGGTTAGACTTATGAAGGACATCACAGACTTGGATGAAAAGATTGCCCGTGCCAAGGAAAGAAATATCTTTGGTACCAAGATGAGATCTGTTATAAATGAGCTTAACGAAGAAGGCATCAAGGCAGTTGTTAGACAACAATTTGAATACGCCAAGAGAATTGCAGATGGCGGATTAGTTCCAATAGTTGAACCTGAAATTACCATCTCCATGGATAAAAAAGCTGAAGCTGAAGATCTTCTAAAGGCAGCTTTAGTCGAAGAATTAAAAAATTGGGGCGACCAACCACTTATGTTTAAGTTGACCCTACCAGAAAAGGCTAACCTATATGAATGCCTCTATGACAATCCTGCAGTTATCAGAGTTGTGGCTCTAAGCGGTGGCTACTCACGTGAAGAATCCAACAAGAGACTTGCCGAAAACCATGGCGTAGTCGCATCTTTCTCACGTGCACTCACAGAAGGCCTCAAGGCACAAATGGGCGAATTTGAATTCGACAAACTATTAGAAGAATCAGTAGATAGCATCTACCAAGCTTCAAGCAAATAA
- a CDS encoding UDP-N-acetylmuramoyl-L-alanyl-D-glutamate--2,6-diaminopimelate ligase, producing MHLSKIFSRLNIDENYDFDIKKIETNTKNCDDHTLFVAIKGTRVDTHEEKYLMEAYNNGARAFIVEREVAMPKDAVVFVVENSRKTLGLVSSSFFGHPSKTLRVIGVTGTKGKTSVAFIIKEIIEKYGFKCGVIGTSGIFYGDTHIKTNNTTPDPFTLQKAMREAVDAGVQYMVIEVSSQAMKQSRVFGTRFMANIFTNLSPDHIGPLEHENFEEYRKWKKNILLLAKKTILNKDDDNYEFMIDGLKNPHVSVGRSEADFVITNESEDGFDLNGKHIATNLHGSYNRMNLALALATLNEIGFSFDKLAGLAGDLKIPGRMEVLDYDGRKVVIDYAHNKLSIESLLAEIKSWNPNRILIAVGSVGGRTYERRHEIPEAANKYADEIYITSDNPDFEDPEKILDEMAKYSTIKTHTIADRRTAVETMLADSKPGDVIVIAGKGDEDFQLIEGEKVPYSDKKTVENFIKRHK from the coding sequence ATGCACTTAAGTAAAATTTTTAGTAGATTAAATATAGATGAGAATTATGATTTTGATATAAAAAAGATTGAGACCAACACAAAAAATTGCGACGACCACACCCTCTTTGTCGCCATCAAGGGGACCCGGGTGGACACCCACGAAGAAAAATATCTAATGGAAGCCTACAATAATGGCGCCCGTGCTTTTATAGTTGAGAGAGAAGTGGCCATGCCAAAGGACGCAGTTGTTTTTGTGGTGGAAAATTCCAGAAAAACCCTGGGCCTGGTCTCATCCAGCTTTTTTGGCCACCCATCCAAGACCCTTAGAGTAATCGGAGTTACAGGGACCAAGGGCAAGACCTCAGTAGCCTTTATTATCAAAGAAATTATAGAAAAATACGGTTTTAAATGCGGAGTCATCGGCACGAGTGGAATTTTTTACGGTGACACCCATATCAAGACCAACAACACCACGCCCGATCCCTTTACATTGCAAAAGGCCATGCGCGAAGCCGTAGACGCTGGTGTTCAGTACATGGTGATTGAAGTTTCCAGCCAGGCCATGAAGCAGTCACGAGTCTTTGGGACCAGATTTATGGCAAATATTTTTACCAACCTCTCGCCCGACCACATTGGGCCACTTGAACACGAAAATTTTGAAGAGTACAGGAAGTGGAAGAAAAATATTTTATTATTAGCCAAGAAAACTATTTTAAATAAGGACGACGATAATTATGAATTTATGATTGATGGCCTAAAAAATCCCCACGTGAGTGTTGGCAGGTCTGAGGCTGATTTCGTAATCACAAATGAAAGCGAAGACGGCTTTGATTTAAACGGCAAGCACATAGCAACCAACCTCCACGGTTCTTACAACAGGATGAACCTGGCCTTGGCCCTGGCAACCTTAAATGAAATTGGTTTTTCTTTTGATAAGCTAGCGGGCTTGGCAGGAGATTTAAAAATTCCTGGACGCATGGAAGTCTTGGACTACGATGGTCGCAAGGTCGTAATCGACTACGCCCACAATAAACTCTCCATCGAGTCACTTTTAGCCGAGATCAAATCCTGGAATCCAAACAGGATTTTAATCGCAGTTGGCTCTGTGGGGGGCCGGACCTACGAACGTAGGCACGAAATCCCCGAAGCCGCCAACAAATACGCTGATGAAATTTATATTACATCGGATAATCCTGACTTCGAAGACCCAGAAAAAATCTTAGACGAAATGGCCAAGTACTCGACCATAAAAACCCACACAATCGCCGACAGAAGAACAGCAGTAGAAACCATGCTTGCAGATTCTAAACCAGGAGACGTAATAGTCATCGCCGGCAAAGGCGACGAAGATTTTCAGTTGATTGAGGGAGAAAAAGTCCCATATTCAGACAAAAAAACAGTTGAAAATTTCATCAAAAGACATAAATAA